One genomic window of [Clostridium] scindens ATCC 35704 includes the following:
- a CDS encoding ABC transporter permease, with product MEFYKRAIRYLARKRSKTAILFLVLFVAETMILCTVTILRASEEAKSSLQEKTKSKVIAEISDKDHLITTEDINAIFNFDGVKDINKMAKSQCCPVGFRLYTGNQDSTKENSQAQVVSYDSLSADGPFAEGQIRLIKGDFPEDKNEIVVNQNLAEMNQWELGDTVLLKNDAGEKINAVISGLYLSGTESKQTKSTLAVYRIENTIYGMPELALKLQRQKGFESASVYVKNPEQLTSIEQQISRKLGKKVELTKSDVLYRQMEQPLKQVVRVVKLMLILTIGTAAIVITLLLCMWMRARKKETAVYISLGENKGTIFLQILLEGLLVFFMATVISVLSGNYMAEALKKLLFTENQISSVPLEIGIRVADIGWLAVAGAGILLIAVGISLIPILLANPKDTLSEMEG from the coding sequence ATGGAATTTTATAAAAGGGCTATCCGGTATCTTGCCAGAAAAAGGTCAAAAACGGCTATCTTATTTTTGGTGTTGTTCGTTGCGGAAACCATGATTTTATGTACGGTTACGATATTGAGGGCTTCAGAGGAAGCCAAAAGCAGCCTGCAGGAAAAAACAAAATCAAAGGTAATCGCAGAAATTTCAGATAAGGACCATCTTATTACAACAGAGGATATCAATGCTATTTTTAATTTTGATGGCGTAAAGGATATCAATAAAATGGCAAAAAGTCAGTGCTGTCCGGTTGGGTTCCGTTTGTATACGGGAAACCAAGATTCAACAAAGGAGAATTCGCAGGCACAGGTTGTTAGTTATGACAGTCTCAGTGCAGATGGCCCGTTCGCCGAAGGGCAGATAAGGCTTATAAAGGGGGATTTTCCGGAAGATAAAAATGAAATAGTGGTAAACCAAAACCTTGCAGAGATGAACCAATGGGAATTGGGGGATACCGTGCTGCTGAAAAATGATGCCGGGGAAAAAATCAATGCCGTGATATCCGGGCTTTACCTATCGGGGACGGAATCGAAGCAGACCAAAAGCACCTTGGCTGTTTACCGGATAGAGAACACGATTTATGGGATGCCTGAACTGGCGCTGAAGCTGCAGAGACAAAAAGGATTTGAGAGTGCTTCTGTATATGTAAAAAACCCAGAGCAGCTTACCAGTATCGAGCAGCAGATATCCCGGAAACTGGGAAAAAAAGTGGAATTGACAAAATCTGATGTCCTATACAGGCAGATGGAACAGCCGCTTAAACAGGTGGTGCGCGTTGTGAAACTGATGCTGATACTTACCATAGGGACAGCAGCTATTGTTATCACACTTCTTTTATGTATGTGGATGCGCGCCAGGAAAAAAGAAACAGCAGTCTATATTAGTCTGGGTGAAAATAAAGGGACTATTTTTCTTCAGATACTTTTGGAAGGCCTTTTAGTGTTTTTTATGGCAACAGTCATCTCTGTCTTGTCAGGAAACTACATGGCCGAAGCCTTAAAAAAACTGCTGTTCACGGAAAACCAAATTTCTTCTGTTCCGTTAGAAATCGGCATCCGTGTAGCAGACATTGGATGGCTTGCAGTTGCCGGGGCAGGAATTTTATTGATAGCAGTAGGTATTTCATTGATTCCCATTTTGCTTGCGAATCCCAAAGATACTTTATCAGAAATGGAGGGATAG
- a CDS encoding ABC transporter permease, with protein sequence MNIMQRGFRSIIRKPIKSILLLLVVVVISSFFMAGLSGQSANIKTQDATRQAVGATFRLEENEANRHKRIDEATKIIGEDKEGTYGGFTQKQLPNGAWMGKADNSFETIKPEDAQKIAGVDGIEAYNLITVSTPVNPVNFKRIEDPDVDQSSDLGGVNVRGNRIMEMDMDVASGKIKLVEGRMIKENETDVCVVSDELAKLNSLKPGDELQFNNAKDKENSQEYSAKIVGIYKTTQKIKPVMSGDTYRSENTIFTDLHFPEKASGEEGNPLFQYAIFKVKDVDAYDRVKADIQKVDIGWERYDLIDNNGNIKSMAENFNDMEKISRMLLLLVSSASFIILVLIFLFWMKNRTQEIGILMALGESKKRIWMQFLVEALLVGCIGFVLSMGASPFLSKATASYLARQTQEQAEEQAEADADSISTDRVAPELTMKGTEIVITGKMVAADAAVIVTLLFVSVSVAGITIMRKKPKEILSEMS encoded by the coding sequence ATGAATATAATGCAGAGGGGATTTCGGTCCATAATCAGAAAACCCATAAAAAGTATACTCCTTTTGCTGGTGGTCGTGGTAATCAGCAGTTTCTTTATGGCTGGTCTTTCCGGTCAATCGGCAAATATTAAAACACAGGATGCAACACGACAGGCTGTTGGTGCTACTTTCAGGCTGGAGGAAAATGAAGCCAACCGGCACAAAAGAATAGACGAAGCGACAAAAATAATCGGTGAGGATAAAGAAGGGACATATGGCGGCTTTACGCAGAAACAATTGCCCAATGGCGCGTGGATGGGTAAAGCAGACAATTCATTTGAAACCATAAAACCGGAGGATGCCCAAAAGATTGCCGGAGTAGACGGGATTGAGGCTTATAACTTAATTACCGTATCGACACCCGTTAACCCGGTGAATTTCAAACGCATTGAGGATCCAGATGTAGACCAAAGCAGCGATCTCGGCGGCGTGAATGTGCGAGGAAACCGTATCATGGAAATGGACATGGATGTGGCATCCGGGAAAATCAAGCTCGTGGAAGGACGGATGATCAAAGAGAATGAAACCGATGTCTGCGTGGTTTCCGATGAACTTGCTAAGTTAAACAGCTTAAAGCCTGGGGATGAGCTTCAGTTTAATAACGCCAAAGACAAGGAAAACTCCCAGGAATACAGTGCAAAGATTGTAGGAATCTACAAGACGACACAGAAAATAAAGCCTGTGATGTCCGGTGACACCTACCGGTCGGAGAACACAATCTTTACAGACCTGCATTTTCCGGAGAAGGCGTCCGGAGAGGAGGGCAATCCCCTCTTCCAATATGCCATCTTCAAGGTGAAGGACGTGGATGCCTATGACCGCGTCAAAGCGGACATCCAGAAGGTGGATATTGGATGGGAGCGGTATGACCTGATAGACAACAACGGGAACATCAAGAGCATGGCTGAGAACTTCAATGACATGGAGAAAATCAGCAGGATGCTGCTGCTGTTAGTATCCTCAGCAAGCTTTATCATCTTGGTCCTGATTTTTCTGTTCTGGATGAAAAACAGGACACAGGAGATCGGGATACTGATGGCGCTGGGGGAAAGCAAGAAGCGGATATGGATGCAGTTCCTGGTGGAGGCATTATTGGTTGGGTGTATTGGGTTTGTCCTGTCGATGGGTGCATCCCCGTTCCTGTCAAAGGCGACAGCATCCTATCTGGCCCGCCAGACACAAGAGCAGGCAGAGGAGCAGGCAGAGGCTGATGCGGACAGCATATCAACAGACCGCGTTGCACCAGAACTGACAATGAAGGGAACTGAGATTGTAATAACTGGGAAAATGGTGGCGGCGGATGCGGCAGTTATAGTTACACTGCTATTTGTTTCAGTGTCGGTAGCTGGAATTACCATCATGAGAAAGAAACCAAAAGAGATCTTAAGTGAAATGAGCTAA